A window of Exiguobacterium sp. FSL W8-0210 contains these coding sequences:
- a CDS encoding MarR family winged helix-turn-helix transcriptional regulator, producing MLYTQEDVLGQLSKVSRLVKREIDATLLPYSLHTGQWALIKAVALLQPVSQVQLADYLIIEKPAVTKTVSRLETLGFITRIKEGRTHFVSLTPLAIERFDQIDAAVQETHQRLLASFSLTDQQQLGEWMTHLLTLHRQEESS from the coding sequence ATGCTCTACACACAAGAAGATGTACTCGGACAACTATCAAAAGTCTCACGTCTCGTTAAACGAGAAATTGATGCTACCTTGCTTCCCTACTCGTTACATACGGGTCAATGGGCACTAATAAAAGCAGTCGCATTACTACAACCTGTTTCACAAGTCCAACTGGCCGATTATTTAATCATTGAAAAACCAGCTGTGACGAAAACCGTCTCACGTCTTGAGACGCTTGGTTTCATCACTCGGATAAAAGAAGGACGAACACACTTTGTCTCGTTGACACCTTTAGCCATTGAACGGTTCGACCAAATCGATGCTGCGGTCCAAGAGACCCACCAACGCTTACTCGCCTCCTTCTCCCTTACCGATCAGCAACAGCTTGGTGAATGGATGACGCACCTACTTACTCTACATCGACAGGAGGAATCTTCATGA
- a CDS encoding DUF350 domain-containing protein, giving the protein MNIFENVYVYTTALYSVAGLLIILGLALFELTTRYKNWEHIKSGNIAVALATGGKIIGLANIVHFAVQGEERVGSIFLESAFGFLLLISTYWIFEFLTPNLPVDREIENGNIAVGIISCALSIGMSYVIGSALVG; this is encoded by the coding sequence ATGAACATTTTTGAGAACGTCTATGTCTATACGACAGCGCTCTATTCGGTCGCGGGATTACTGATCATTTTAGGACTTGCACTTTTTGAGTTGACAACCCGGTATAAAAACTGGGAACATATCAAGAGTGGCAACATCGCCGTTGCGTTAGCAACAGGTGGAAAAATCATCGGACTCGCCAATATCGTTCATTTCGCTGTTCAAGGGGAAGAACGGGTCGGGTCGATATTTCTTGAAAGTGCTTTTGGCTTCTTACTGTTGATATCGACATACTGGATCTTTGAATTCCTGACACCGAATTTGCCGGTAGACCGTGAAATCGAGAACGGCAACATTGCTGTCGGTATTATTTCATGTGCCTTATCGATCGGCATGTCCTACGTCATCGGATCAGCGTTAGTGGGGTGA
- the rnhC gene encoding ribonuclease HIII has translation MGTIVLRLSKEKQDLVIQEFKQGQTKSPPYARFAAKVPGCVITIYNSGKVMFQGTEAETIASLFGTATPTKSKEPLVSTLPNGFAEWSVAGSDEVGKGDFFGPLVVVASFVDRKQIALLRELGVRDSKHLNDTEIRKIARDLHAVIPYTYRILHNPEYNQMQRTMTQGKMTALMHNDVLQRLLDKLETKPEAILIDQFAEKTVYYKHLSGVINPVRENVYFSTKAEQLHVAVAASSIIARAIFLKEMDKLSETTGVVIPKGAGAKVDQVAASLILRYGADKLRDWTKAHFANTKKAQQLAAKRNRP, from the coding sequence GTGGGAACTATCGTTTTACGCTTATCTAAAGAAAAGCAAGATCTCGTCATACAAGAGTTTAAACAAGGACAGACGAAGAGTCCACCGTATGCTCGTTTCGCCGCTAAAGTACCCGGATGTGTCATCACGATTTACAATTCTGGAAAAGTGATGTTTCAAGGAACCGAAGCCGAAACGATCGCTTCACTCTTCGGCACGGCTACACCGACTAAATCGAAGGAACCACTTGTTTCAACGTTACCAAATGGTTTTGCAGAATGGTCAGTCGCTGGCAGTGACGAAGTTGGAAAAGGCGATTTCTTCGGTCCACTCGTCGTCGTCGCTTCCTTCGTTGATCGAAAGCAGATTGCACTCCTTCGAGAACTGGGTGTACGTGACTCCAAGCACTTGAATGACACGGAGATTCGAAAGATCGCCCGTGATCTTCATGCCGTCATTCCGTACACATATCGTATCCTACACAATCCAGAATACAATCAAATGCAACGCACGATGACACAAGGAAAGATGACTGCCCTGATGCATAATGATGTCCTGCAGCGACTTCTTGACAAACTGGAGACGAAACCAGAAGCGATCTTGATAGATCAGTTTGCTGAAAAGACCGTTTACTATAAACACTTGTCTGGTGTCATCAATCCCGTTCGAGAAAATGTCTACTTCTCGACCAAGGCGGAACAACTCCATGTCGCCGTCGCTGCCTCCTCGATCATTGCTCGCGCCATCTTTTTGAAGGAGATGGACAAGTTGAGTGAAACAACAGGTGTCGTCATTCCGAAAGGTGCTGGTGCTAAAGTGGATCAAGTCGCTGCCTCACTGATTTTACGTTATGGAGCTGACAAACTTCGTGACTGGACGAAAGCCCATTTTGCGAATACGAAAAAGGCACAACAACTAGCTGCGAAACGAAACCGACCATGA
- a CDS encoding CvpA family protein, whose amino-acid sequence MISFVILLLLALGIMTGVRRGVVLQAGHLLSLIISFIVALSFYEELATKFRLWVPYPSTLDDAGIDLTMFAIPSSARLDEVFYKAFWFVVLFFGTKIILAILLSMFDSLTNVPILKQVKGLLGGVFGFIEMYIFIFLLLFLAAFVPIQSIQDAIADSSLASFIIQHTPLLANWLMDKVGLIK is encoded by the coding sequence ATGATTTCTTTCGTTATCTTATTACTTCTCGCCTTAGGCATCATGACAGGTGTCCGACGGGGAGTCGTATTGCAGGCCGGGCATTTGCTCAGCCTGATCATTTCCTTCATCGTCGCCTTGTCGTTCTATGAGGAACTGGCGACGAAATTCCGTTTGTGGGTTCCATATCCGTCGACGCTGGATGATGCGGGAATCGATTTGACGATGTTCGCAATTCCAAGTTCAGCACGACTCGATGAAGTGTTCTATAAAGCCTTTTGGTTCGTCGTCCTGTTCTTCGGTACAAAAATCATCTTAGCGATCTTATTGTCGATGTTTGATTCGTTGACGAATGTCCCGATCTTAAAACAAGTCAAAGGATTATTAGGTGGCGTCTTCGGCTTCATCGAGATGTATATCTTCATCTTCTTGCTCTTGTTCTTAGCGGCATTCGTTCCGATTCAGTCGATACAGGATGCGATCGCAGACTCTAGTTTGGCAAGCTTCATCATCCAACATACACCGCTCCTTGCGAATTGGCTGATGGACAAAGTTGGATTGATAAAATAA
- a CDS encoding Mur ligase family protein, which produces MNRLAKLLNELLPLTIKEAINPLITNIATDSRQITPGGLFICINGYTVDGHDYINQAIKNGAVAILAERSFSDCPVPVITVPDTKRLAGQVANRFYDQPSQKMRVYGVTGTNGKTTTTKLAYDLFRATGVKAGMISTVGARIDEELIETPNTTPEAIILHRLLYEMVEKGVTDCIIEVSSHALAEGRVEGVSFHSAAFTNLTHDHLDYHHSMEDYAKTKALLFQQVAASNGRTIVLNREDGWSRVMREAAPLQPVIWYTTKPHRTSQIAVEWLTDTVNVRDRRDDNTCADSFTR; this is translated from the coding sequence ATGAATCGACTAGCGAAGCTTCTGAATGAACTATTACCACTCACTATAAAGGAAGCAATCAATCCACTCATTACGAATATCGCAACCGATTCGCGACAAATCACACCTGGCGGATTATTCATCTGTATCAACGGCTACACGGTTGATGGTCACGATTATATCAATCAGGCAATCAAAAACGGGGCTGTGGCGATTTTAGCTGAACGATCGTTTTCGGATTGCCCGGTACCCGTCATTACCGTGCCGGATACGAAACGACTTGCAGGTCAAGTCGCGAATCGCTTTTACGATCAACCGAGTCAAAAGATGCGTGTCTACGGTGTAACCGGAACAAACGGAAAAACGACGACGACGAAATTGGCGTATGATCTCTTTCGAGCAACAGGTGTGAAAGCCGGCATGATCAGCACGGTCGGTGCACGAATTGACGAGGAACTCATTGAGACGCCGAATACGACGCCTGAAGCCATCATCTTACATCGACTGTTATATGAAATGGTTGAAAAAGGCGTGACGGATTGCATCATTGAAGTGTCTTCTCACGCACTAGCCGAAGGTCGAGTCGAGGGAGTGTCTTTCCACTCGGCAGCATTTACGAACCTGACGCATGATCATCTGGATTATCATCATTCAATGGAAGATTACGCAAAGACGAAAGCTTTGTTGTTTCAACAAGTCGCTGCGTCAAATGGTCGGACCATCGTCTTGAATCGAGAAGATGGTTGGAGTCGCGTCATGCGAGAAGCTGCGCCTTTGCAACCCGTTATCTGGTATACGACGAAACCCCACCGAACGTCACAGATTGCGGTCGAATGGCTGACGGATACCGTCAATGTGCGGGATCGACGAGACGACAACACGTGTGCCGACAGCTTTACTAGGTGA
- the zapA gene encoding cell division protein ZapA codes for MADSEGLNRTTIHIAGNDYTIVGTESPEHVREVGLLVDTKIREIREQAPQLDVRQIAVLAALNIGSDYVKIKKNLGEL; via the coding sequence ATGGCTGATTCAGAAGGGTTGAACCGGACGACGATTCATATCGCAGGCAATGATTATACGATTGTCGGAACGGAGTCGCCAGAACACGTACGCGAAGTGGGTCTCCTCGTCGATACGAAAATTCGAGAAATCCGAGAACAAGCACCACAACTCGACGTTCGTCAAATCGCCGTCCTAGCGGCGCTTAATATTGGTAGTGATTACGTAAAAATAAAAAAGAATTTGGGTGAACTATAA
- a CDS encoding MFS transporter, which produces MTARLFSRHYVMTLIINLLLFITFYLLNASLPLLAAKQFPVSASALGWIVTSFILATVCSRPLIGHWLDRYDLKRVLMVSASLFTLMSLCYLLVLPLESFFYLIVIRVIHGFSFGMLSSSISLAVTTLIPKTRQGEGMGYFVLSMNLASVLGPVIGLTFIQEKAFILYFVTVAALAVIALFLMMRLPLTSQHIPSTSAFRLSQSLFLSRPLLLIATLLAGVAISSTSAFISLYTDSIGHIAYASYFYALVALGMVGIRPIAGKLFDQRGAAFVLLPSYVLYMIGFVILGMYPSFAGLLTAAIIIGIGSASIFPGLQTVLLNFAPPAQKGKAISTFFLAYDTGFGIGALILATVASGIGYSNMFLSCSLIVLISGLLYFTFTKRQAASSETEELAS; this is translated from the coding sequence ATGACCGCTCGGTTATTCTCACGTCATTACGTCATGACGCTGATCATTAACCTATTGCTCTTCATCACGTTTTATCTACTCAATGCCTCACTTCCACTACTCGCTGCTAAGCAGTTTCCGGTCTCCGCTTCAGCCCTCGGATGGATTGTGACGAGCTTCATCCTGGCAACCGTCTGTTCTCGTCCACTGATCGGTCACTGGTTAGATCGTTATGATTTAAAGCGTGTCTTAATGGTCTCTGCAAGTCTCTTTACATTAATGAGCCTCTGCTACTTGCTTGTCTTACCACTGGAATCATTCTTCTATTTAATCGTCATCCGTGTCATCCATGGCTTTAGTTTCGGGATGCTATCTTCTTCAATTAGTCTCGCCGTTACGACATTGATTCCAAAGACACGTCAAGGAGAAGGGATGGGCTATTTCGTCCTATCGATGAACTTGGCATCCGTCCTTGGTCCCGTCATCGGTCTAACCTTCATCCAGGAAAAAGCATTCATTCTTTACTTCGTGACGGTTGCCGCCCTAGCAGTCATCGCCTTGTTCTTAATGATGCGTCTACCGCTGACGAGTCAACATATTCCAAGTACTTCCGCGTTTCGTCTAAGCCAATCCCTCTTCTTATCACGTCCGCTTTTGTTGATAGCAACTCTTTTGGCAGGCGTTGCGATTTCTAGTACATCAGCGTTCATCTCACTGTATACGGACTCGATTGGCCATATCGCATATGCTTCTTATTTTTATGCGTTAGTCGCTCTCGGAATGGTCGGGATTCGACCAATTGCCGGAAAATTGTTTGATCAGCGAGGAGCTGCATTCGTGCTGTTGCCCTCGTATGTTCTTTATATGATAGGCTTTGTCATTCTCGGCATGTATCCTTCGTTTGCTGGTTTATTGACTGCTGCCATCATCATTGGTATCGGTTCTGCTTCCATCTTTCCGGGACTTCAAACTGTCCTTTTGAACTTCGCGCCGCCTGCACAGAAAGGGAAAGCCATCTCGACCTTTTTCCTTGCTTACGACACAGGTTTTGGAATCGGTGCCTTGATTCTTGCTACGGTCGCAAGCGGTATCGGCTATTCCAATATGTTCTTGTCCTGTAGTCTGATTGTTCTCATAAGTGGTCTACTGTATTTCACCTTTACGAAACGACAAGCTGCTTCATCTGAAACAGAAGAACTTGCTTCTTGA
- a CDS encoding glutamate ligase domain-containing protein: MCGIDETTTRVPTALLGEFNAANLAATMGLLRAGDANLYTLIRHIPELELPKGRLERLDWEPCEIYIDYAHTPDGLEKCLQALTSSGESLSVVLSAAGERDRTKRAEMGRIASKYCEHIIATVHDARTENPDRIIEELIVDISREHLVGCHTSRHEAIVQAAHLAHEGKRIVIVGKGHDEVERIGTKTIPFNEKHILLAELERLSEGKSVI; the protein is encoded by the coding sequence ATGTGCGGGATCGACGAGACGACAACACGTGTGCCGACAGCTTTACTAGGTGAGTTCAATGCAGCGAATTTAGCGGCGACGATGGGATTGTTGCGGGCAGGCGATGCCAACCTCTATACGTTGATTCGTCATATTCCAGAACTGGAATTGCCGAAAGGACGACTCGAACGACTGGACTGGGAACCTTGTGAGATTTATATCGATTATGCCCATACACCGGATGGTCTAGAAAAATGTTTGCAGGCACTCACTTCTTCCGGAGAGTCGCTATCGGTCGTCTTAAGTGCAGCTGGAGAGCGTGATCGAACGAAACGAGCGGAGATGGGGCGAATCGCAAGTAAATATTGTGAACACATCATCGCAACGGTCCATGATGCGAGGACAGAGAATCCGGATCGAATCATCGAAGAGTTAATCGTCGATATTTCACGTGAACATTTAGTAGGGTGTCATACATCCCGTCACGAAGCGATTGTACAAGCAGCGCATTTGGCGCACGAAGGGAAACGCATCGTCATCGTCGGGAAAGGTCATGACGAGGTAGAACGAATCGGTACAAAAACGATTCCTTTTAATGAAAAACACATACTGCTTGCGGAATTAGAACGACTGTCTGAAGGGAAGTCCGTCATTTAA
- a CDS encoding endonuclease MutS2: MNANALRVLEYEKLKENMLSFTASSLGAQFVRAMRPAEEFEQVKELLAVTTEATTVYRLRDRYPFGGLTDVRSEVKRAEIGSVLSTSELLSVADVVYSGRQVKAFQERLHEDHPDLRLPRLDSRIEQITKLVEIEQGIRHAIDDQGTVQDSASDKLRALRSQLRSLEGQVRSKIDSVLRSKAKMLSDAIVTMRNDRYCVPVKQEYRQAFGGIVHDQSASGATLFIEPQAVVSANNEIQEARLKERAEIERILAQLSALVGSVGDSLRINLDVLAELDFIMAKALYGHQIGAVEPRLNENRHIILKEARHPFIPKDEVVPITVSLGGDFTSLVITGPNTGGKTVTLKTIGLLQLMVQSGLYVPAADETELSVFDAIYADIGDEQSIEQNLSTFSSHMTNIVSMMEKIDFMSLVLFDELGAGTDPTEGAALAIAILDEVKRRGARVAATTHYSELKAYGYNREGVVNASMEFDVESLSPTYRLLIGVPGRSNAFEISKRLGLEDRIIDAARGQIGSDAQSVETMIERLEEAKQRAETLEAQLLEEKKRLVAEREQFEQEQAEIQEEKNEILAKAEEKAARAVERAQKEAEGVIKRLKELRDAGAVKEHELIEARKKLEDAKPSLQEKRIAKVKAKYDQTPRFDKGEEVKVTTFNQKGYIINQQANGEYTVQVGIMKVNVKPEDLAKIGSTPKRPQTKGRSGGTSVTKQSAPSAELDLRGVRVEEGLSKLERFMDQALLSNYDHIRVIHGLGTGAMRQGVQEFLKGHRHVKGHRLGGQGEGGHGVTIIELK, encoded by the coding sequence ATGAATGCCAACGCATTACGCGTCTTAGAATATGAGAAGTTAAAAGAAAACATGTTATCGTTCACGGCAAGCTCACTTGGAGCACAGTTCGTTCGAGCGATGCGTCCGGCGGAAGAGTTCGAGCAGGTCAAGGAATTATTAGCCGTCACGACGGAAGCAACGACGGTTTACCGGTTGCGTGACCGTTATCCGTTCGGTGGATTGACAGATGTCCGCAGTGAAGTGAAACGAGCAGAAATTGGTTCGGTCCTCTCGACGAGTGAACTTTTATCCGTCGCAGACGTCGTTTATTCAGGACGTCAAGTGAAGGCGTTCCAAGAACGATTGCATGAGGATCACCCGGATCTACGATTACCACGACTCGATAGTCGAATCGAACAGATCACGAAGCTCGTTGAGATCGAACAGGGGATTCGTCATGCCATTGACGACCAAGGAACTGTTCAAGATTCGGCAAGTGATAAATTACGAGCGTTACGTAGTCAGTTGCGTTCGCTCGAAGGACAAGTTCGTTCAAAAATCGATAGTGTCTTACGTAGTAAAGCGAAGATGCTGTCTGACGCCATCGTGACGATGCGAAATGATCGCTACTGTGTCCCGGTCAAACAAGAATATCGTCAAGCGTTCGGTGGGATCGTCCACGACCAGTCAGCTTCTGGAGCGACGTTATTCATCGAACCGCAAGCCGTCGTTTCTGCGAACAACGAGATTCAAGAAGCGCGTTTGAAAGAACGGGCGGAAATCGAACGAATCCTCGCCCAATTATCAGCACTTGTCGGGAGTGTCGGTGACTCGCTGCGCATCAATCTTGATGTATTAGCAGAACTTGATTTCATCATGGCGAAAGCGTTGTATGGTCATCAGATCGGAGCGGTTGAACCACGCTTGAATGAAAATCGCCATATCATCTTGAAGGAAGCTCGACATCCGTTCATCCCGAAAGATGAAGTCGTGCCGATCACTGTCTCGCTAGGTGGCGATTTTACATCACTCGTCATCACCGGTCCGAACACCGGTGGTAAGACAGTTACCTTAAAGACGATCGGTCTTCTGCAATTGATGGTTCAATCAGGACTATACGTACCGGCAGCAGATGAGACGGAGCTCAGTGTCTTCGATGCGATTTATGCCGATATCGGGGATGAACAGTCGATTGAACAAAACTTGTCGACGTTCAGTTCGCATATGACGAACATCGTCTCGATGATGGAGAAAATCGATTTCATGAGTTTGGTGCTGTTTGATGAATTAGGAGCGGGAACGGATCCGACAGAAGGAGCTGCCCTGGCGATCGCGATTCTTGATGAAGTGAAACGGCGCGGAGCACGTGTTGCAGCGACGACGCACTATTCGGAGTTAAAAGCGTACGGCTATAACCGAGAAGGAGTCGTTAACGCGTCGATGGAATTTGATGTTGAATCCCTCAGTCCGACGTATCGCTTACTCATTGGTGTACCGGGACGTTCGAACGCGTTCGAGATTTCAAAACGTCTCGGACTCGAAGACCGGATCATCGATGCGGCACGTGGTCAAATCGGTAGCGACGCACAGTCTGTCGAGACGATGATCGAACGACTGGAAGAGGCGAAACAGCGTGCTGAAACGTTAGAGGCTCAGTTGCTAGAAGAGAAGAAACGACTCGTTGCAGAGCGTGAGCAATTCGAGCAAGAACAAGCCGAGATCCAGGAAGAGAAGAATGAGATTTTAGCAAAAGCAGAAGAAAAAGCAGCGCGTGCTGTCGAACGTGCTCAAAAAGAAGCGGAAGGTGTCATTAAGCGCTTGAAGGAATTACGTGATGCTGGTGCCGTCAAAGAGCACGAATTGATCGAAGCACGTAAAAAACTGGAAGATGCGAAGCCGAGTTTGCAAGAGAAGCGGATCGCTAAAGTTAAAGCGAAATACGACCAAACGCCACGTTTTGATAAAGGGGAAGAAGTTAAGGTCACGACCTTTAATCAAAAAGGTTATATCATCAACCAACAGGCGAACGGCGAGTACACCGTTCAAGTCGGCATCATGAAAGTGAACGTCAAACCGGAAGATCTCGCGAAGATCGGCAGTACTCCAAAACGTCCTCAAACAAAAGGGCGTTCTGGTGGTACGAGTGTGACGAAACAATCGGCGCCTTCAGCTGAACTGGATTTACGTGGCGTCCGTGTTGAAGAAGGATTATCGAAGCTCGAACGCTTCATGGACCAAGCTTTGTTATCGAACTACGACCATATTCGTGTTATCCATGGTCTGGGTACGGGAGCGATGCGTCAAGGTGTCCAAGAATTCTTGAAAGGTCATCGTCACGTCAAAGGTCACCGCTTAGGTGGTCAAGGTGAAGGCGGACACGGTGTGACGATCATCGAACTGAAATGA
- the polX gene encoding DNA polymerase/3'-5' exonuclease PolX, whose translation MRTIQDAMRHLERISVYLEVKGENPFKINAFRKAASILEASDADFMAIEDFTAMKGIGKGTAAVLEEYRETGTSTALTELEQEVPEGLIALLKVPGLGGKKLAKLHEVGVIDADSFAEKLADGTVETMPGFGKKTVEKYVKALETFETRPERLPYGVMRKVVVELNQTLASFDEIIRFEVGGSFRRAEETCKDLDFILSTNEPDRIKEQLLELSLIDEVIAAGSTKVSLVLKRDVHYIAVDFRIVDDAAYASTLHHFTGSKDHNVRMRQLAKERGESISEYGVETERGLVQPKTEEELFARYDLPFIAPELRAGRQEFEQDLSRLLTEQDIQADVHMHTTWSDGTLSVEELVDACAARGYTWMAITDHSKYMKFVNGLTEERLRAQRVEIEAARKKHPEMTILCGVEMDILPDGSLDYEDDFLKEMDYVIASIHSKFDQTEEEIMQRLENACRNPYVSLIAHPTGRIIGRREGYAVNVDRLIELAAETGTALEMNANPARFDLTASSLAKAKVAGVKILINTDTHRPEMLEDMKLGVLHARKAYLEASDVINTWSAEAALAFFGRKRLGVD comes from the coding sequence ATGCGTACGATTCAAGATGCAATGCGTCACTTGGAACGAATCTCAGTCTATCTAGAGGTTAAAGGGGAAAATCCGTTTAAGATCAATGCTTTCCGAAAAGCAGCAAGTATCCTCGAAGCATCCGATGCTGACTTCATGGCAATCGAGGATTTCACGGCGATGAAGGGGATTGGTAAAGGAACGGCCGCTGTTCTTGAGGAGTACCGGGAAACGGGAACGAGTACGGCACTGACGGAACTCGAACAAGAAGTACCGGAAGGACTGATCGCTTTACTAAAGGTCCCAGGTCTTGGTGGGAAGAAACTTGCTAAATTGCATGAAGTCGGCGTCATTGATGCGGATTCCTTTGCAGAGAAATTAGCGGATGGTACAGTCGAAACGATGCCTGGATTCGGTAAGAAGACGGTCGAAAAGTACGTCAAAGCGCTCGAAACGTTTGAAACACGACCGGAACGATTACCGTATGGTGTCATGCGGAAGGTCGTTGTGGAATTAAATCAGACCCTTGCGTCGTTCGATGAAATCATTCGCTTCGAAGTTGGTGGGAGCTTCCGCCGAGCAGAAGAGACGTGCAAGGACCTTGATTTCATCCTCTCGACGAACGAACCGGATCGGATCAAGGAGCAACTATTGGAACTGTCGCTCATCGATGAAGTCATTGCTGCCGGCAGTACGAAAGTATCACTCGTCTTAAAACGAGACGTCCATTATATCGCGGTTGATTTCCGAATCGTCGATGACGCGGCGTACGCGTCAACGTTACATCACTTCACGGGTTCGAAGGATCACAATGTCCGGATGCGTCAACTTGCCAAAGAACGGGGAGAGAGCATTTCTGAATATGGCGTTGAGACCGAGCGAGGATTAGTGCAGCCGAAGACGGAAGAAGAATTGTTTGCGCGGTACGACTTACCGTTCATCGCACCTGAATTACGAGCAGGGCGTCAAGAGTTCGAGCAGGATTTGTCACGCCTTTTGACGGAACAGGATATCCAAGCAGATGTACACATGCATACGACATGGTCAGATGGAACATTATCTGTTGAAGAATTAGTCGATGCGTGTGCTGCACGAGGGTATACATGGATGGCGATCACCGACCATAGTAAGTATATGAAGTTCGTCAATGGATTGACGGAAGAACGTCTACGTGCGCAACGTGTCGAAATCGAAGCAGCACGCAAGAAACATCCTGAGATGACGATTTTATGTGGCGTCGAGATGGATATCTTGCCTGATGGGTCGCTCGATTATGAAGATGATTTCTTAAAAGAGATGGATTACGTCATTGCCTCGATTCACTCGAAATTCGATCAGACGGAAGAAGAGATCATGCAACGGCTTGAGAATGCGTGTCGTAATCCTTACGTTTCTCTGATTGCCCATCCGACAGGACGAATCATCGGTAGACGAGAGGGCTATGCCGTTAACGTTGATCGCTTGATCGAACTAGCAGCCGAGACAGGAACAGCGCTTGAGATGAATGCAAACCCGGCACGATTCGATTTGACGGCAAGTTCCCTAGCAAAAGCGAAGGTTGCTGGTGTGAAAATTTTGATCAATACAGATACACACCGACCAGAAATGTTAGAAGATATGAAACTTGGAGTCCTCCATGCACGTAAAGCCTATTTGGAGGCGTCTGATGTCATCAATACGTGGAGTGCCGAAGCAGCACTTGCTTTCTTCGGTCGAAAACGTTTAGGAGTGGATTAA
- a CDS encoding YitT family protein produces MNVRKTTTAETRLRAFEAMQLISWKDIFWVIIGSAILAFGINYFTIPNDLSEGGLIGITVIFYYLYGWDTGLVSLIANALLFVVGYRFLSRKTMLYSVISVAVTSFVLSSTANLATSSDSRLIGTVYAGILIGVGIGLVIRAGGTTGGGVIIARLMNKYLNLSIAVSMFIIDVAVVGASGFLFGEETMLYTLIAIIIGSYLIDLVSEGLNVREAVTIISHRQEEIATILTETLGRSATVIHSHGHFTKQKNDMLYMIVDKRQLAPLKQIVEAADPRAFVVIHKVREVIGEGFTYPSR; encoded by the coding sequence ATGAACGTACGAAAAACAACAACGGCAGAAACAAGACTCCGTGCTTTTGAAGCAATGCAATTAATTTCTTGGAAGGATATTTTTTGGGTCATCATTGGATCAGCCATTCTTGCCTTTGGCATCAATTACTTTACGATTCCAAACGATTTATCAGAAGGTGGATTGATCGGGATCACGGTCATCTTCTACTACCTCTATGGCTGGGATACGGGACTTGTTTCCCTGATTGCGAACGCTTTGCTGTTCGTCGTCGGTTATCGATTCCTTAGCCGGAAGACGATGCTTTACTCCGTCATCTCGGTCGCCGTCACATCGTTTGTCCTCTCTTCGACAGCAAATCTAGCGACATCATCGGATAGCCGTTTAATTGGTACGGTCTATGCGGGTATTCTAATTGGTGTCGGAATCGGACTTGTTATTCGTGCTGGAGGAACGACGGGTGGGGGTGTGATCATCGCTCGATTGATGAATAAGTATCTCAATCTCAGTATCGCGGTTTCGATGTTCATCATCGACGTCGCAGTCGTCGGCGCATCAGGGTTCCTATTCGGAGAAGAGACGATGCTGTATACGTTGATTGCGATCATCATCGGTTCGTACTTGATTGATCTCGTCAGCGAAGGATTGAATGTCCGCGAAGCGGTCACGATCATCAGTCATCGCCAAGAGGAAATCGCGACAATCCTGACAGAGACGCTCGGCCGTAGTGCAACGGTCATTCACAGTCACGGTCATTTCACGAAACAAAAAAATGATATGTTGTATATGATCGTCGATAAACGACAACTCGCGCCATTGAAACAGATCGTTGAAGCGGCAGATCCACGTGCCTTCGTCGTCATTCATAAAGTACGGGAAGTCATTGGGGAAGGGTTTACGTATCCATCTCGTTAA